From Microbispora sp. ZYX-F-249, one genomic window encodes:
- a CDS encoding acyl-CoA dehydrogenase family protein yields MTIAHASRTDWTDGPAPSTSGEWIARAGEVAAVLAVDAAERDRAAKTPYAEIGLLKDSGLVTLLGPAGHGGAGQDWPTAYRVVREVAAADGSIGQLLGYHYLWNWAARLVGTREQWERIEADAARHRWFFGGAVNPRDRDIVVRDEGDTLVFDGRKTFSTGSKVSDVTVLEGVLEGTDKHVFAVVPSGSEGLTFHDDWDNIGQRLTESGSVTVSGVRAPWSDALGYVDKEFRPRVYGTLNVPTIQLVFVSFYLGIARGALETGLAYTREHTRPWLHGGHERAVDEPYVIDLYGDLTAKLWAAEALADEVAREGLWFHLNPDEVTPRLRGEHEVRVAAVKAHATDVALEVTSRVFEATGARSTASRYGLDRFWRNVRTHTLHDPVAYKRREVGVYRLRDEIPEPTWYS; encoded by the coding sequence GTGACCATCGCTCACGCCAGCCGGACGGACTGGACGGACGGCCCCGCGCCGAGCACTTCCGGCGAGTGGATCGCGCGCGCCGGCGAGGTGGCGGCCGTGCTCGCGGTCGACGCCGCCGAGCGTGACAGGGCCGCGAAGACCCCGTACGCCGAGATCGGGCTGCTCAAGGACTCCGGCCTGGTCACGCTGCTCGGCCCGGCCGGGCACGGCGGCGCGGGGCAGGACTGGCCCACCGCCTACCGCGTCGTCCGTGAGGTGGCCGCGGCCGACGGCTCGATCGGCCAGCTGCTCGGCTACCACTACCTGTGGAACTGGGCGGCGCGCCTGGTGGGCACCCGCGAGCAGTGGGAGCGGATCGAGGCCGACGCCGCGCGGCACCGGTGGTTCTTCGGCGGGGCCGTCAACCCCCGCGACCGCGACATCGTCGTGCGCGACGAGGGCGACACCCTCGTCTTCGACGGCCGCAAGACCTTCTCCACCGGCAGCAAGGTCTCCGACGTCACCGTCCTGGAGGGCGTGCTGGAGGGCACGGACAAGCACGTCTTCGCCGTCGTCCCCTCCGGCTCCGAGGGGCTGACCTTCCACGACGACTGGGACAACATCGGCCAGCGGCTGACCGAGAGCGGCAGCGTCACGGTCTCCGGCGTGCGCGCGCCGTGGAGCGACGCCCTGGGATACGTGGACAAGGAGTTCCGGCCGCGCGTCTACGGCACCCTCAACGTGCCGACCATCCAGCTCGTGTTCGTCAGCTTCTACCTGGGCATCGCCCGCGGCGCGCTGGAGACCGGGCTGGCGTACACGAGGGAGCACACCCGCCCGTGGCTGCACGGCGGACACGAGCGCGCGGTCGACGAGCCGTACGTCATCGACCTCTACGGGGACCTCACCGCCAAGCTGTGGGCGGCCGAGGCGCTCGCCGACGAGGTCGCCCGGGAGGGCCTGTGGTTCCACCTCAACCCGGACGAGGTCACCCCCCGGCTGCGCGGGGAGCACGAGGTGCGGGTGGCCGCGGTCAAGGCGCACGCCACCGACGTGGCCCTGGAGGTCACCTCTCGTGTCTTCGAGGCGACCGGCGCCCGCTCGACCGCGTCCCGCTACGGGCTCGACCGCTTCTGGCGCAACGTGCGCACCCACACTCTGCACGACCCGGTGGCGTACAAGCGCCGCGAGGTGGGCGTCTACCGGCTCCGGGACGAGATTCCCGAGCCCACCTGGTACTCCTGA
- a CDS encoding aldo/keto reductase, with translation MDQRLVGRSGLSVSRIGLGTMTWARDTSAEEATAQLTAFAEAGGTLIDTADVYGGGDAERLIGRLIRDVVPRRQLVIATKAVLTPGGERDASRRHLIQALDASLARLGLEEVDLWQLHAFDPRVPIEETLAAVDFAVSTGRTAYAGVCNYTGWQLAAAATWQRCGDSRAPIVAAQVEYSLLARDAEEEVLPAAAHVGAGVLAWSPLGRGVLTGKYRTGIPADSRAATPHFAEFVRPYLDERCRSIVESVTTAAEGLGVSPLAVALAWVRDRPGVSSAIVGARTHAQLLGVLQAEKLTLPWEIREALDDVSDP, from the coding sequence ATGGACCAGCGACTAGTCGGGCGCAGCGGTCTGTCGGTGTCCAGGATCGGGCTCGGCACGATGACCTGGGCCCGCGACACCTCCGCCGAGGAGGCGACGGCGCAGCTCACCGCCTTCGCCGAGGCCGGCGGCACGCTGATCGACACCGCGGACGTGTACGGCGGCGGCGACGCCGAGCGCCTGATCGGCCGGCTCATCCGCGACGTGGTGCCGCGCAGGCAGCTGGTGATCGCCACCAAGGCGGTGCTCACCCCCGGAGGGGAGCGGGACGCCTCCCGCCGTCACCTCATCCAGGCGCTCGACGCCTCCCTGGCCCGGCTCGGGCTGGAGGAGGTCGACCTGTGGCAGCTCCACGCGTTCGACCCCCGGGTGCCGATTGAGGAGACGCTCGCCGCCGTCGACTTCGCCGTCTCCACGGGCCGTACGGCCTACGCCGGCGTGTGCAACTACACCGGCTGGCAGCTCGCGGCCGCCGCCACCTGGCAGCGGTGCGGCGACTCGCGGGCCCCGATCGTCGCGGCGCAGGTGGAGTACTCCCTGCTGGCCAGGGACGCCGAGGAGGAGGTGCTGCCGGCCGCCGCGCACGTGGGCGCCGGGGTCCTCGCCTGGTCGCCGCTCGGACGCGGCGTGCTGACCGGCAAGTACCGCACCGGGATCCCCGCCGACTCCCGCGCCGCCACCCCGCACTTCGCCGAGTTCGTCCGGCCCTACCTGGACGAGCGGTGCCGCAGCATCGTGGAGTCGGTGACCACCGCGGCCGAGGGGCTCGGCGTGTCGCCGCTCGCGGTGGCGCTCGCCTGGGTGCGCGACCGCCCGGGCGTGTCGTCGGCGATCGTCGGCGCGCGCACCCACGCGCAGCTCCTCGGCGTGTTGCAGGCCGAGAAGCTGACGCTGCCGTGGGAGATCCGCGAGGCTCTGGACGACGTCTCCGACCCGTGA
- a CDS encoding undecaprenyl-diphosphate phosphatase: MDVLQAIVLGLVQGLTEFLPISSSAHLLIVPKLAGWDDPGAPFTAVIQLGTMLAVLIYFWRDIVRITWTWLRSLWTPELRGDLDARMGWYIGLGTIPIGVAGLLFKDAIEGPARNLWLNAAMLIVFGLLLLAADQMGRKKKEVADLNMRDGLIIGAWQMLPLIPGASRSGSTMTGAMFLGYTREAAARYSFLLSIPAVILSGLFELRHVGDGGGPPVAPTLIATVVSFVVGYASIAWLLRYVARHSTIVFVVYRVFAGTFLLTLLALGVVQS; the protein is encoded by the coding sequence ATGGACGTACTACAGGCGATCGTGCTCGGGCTCGTGCAGGGTCTCACCGAGTTCCTGCCCATCTCCAGCTCGGCGCACCTGCTGATCGTGCCCAAGCTGGCGGGATGGGACGATCCCGGCGCCCCGTTCACCGCGGTGATCCAGCTCGGCACCATGCTCGCGGTGCTCATCTACTTCTGGCGGGACATCGTCCGGATCACCTGGACGTGGTTGCGCAGCCTGTGGACGCCGGAGCTGCGCGGCGACCTCGACGCGCGCATGGGGTGGTACATCGGCCTGGGCACGATCCCGATCGGCGTCGCCGGCCTGCTGTTCAAGGACGCGATCGAGGGCCCGGCCCGCAACCTGTGGCTGAACGCGGCCATGCTCATCGTCTTCGGCCTGCTGCTGCTCGCGGCCGACCAGATGGGCCGCAAGAAGAAGGAGGTCGCCGACCTCAACATGCGCGACGGCCTGATCATCGGCGCGTGGCAGATGCTGCCGCTGATCCCGGGCGCCTCCCGCTCGGGCTCCACGATGACCGGCGCGATGTTCCTCGGGTACACGCGCGAGGCCGCCGCCCGCTACTCCTTCCTGCTGTCGATCCCGGCGGTGATCCTGTCGGGGCTGTTCGAGCTGCGGCACGTCGGCGACGGCGGCGGCCCGCCGGTGGCGCCGACCCTGATCGCGACCGTCGTGTCGTTCGTCGTCGGGTACGCCTCGATCGCCTGGCTGCTGCGTTACGTCGCGCGCCACTCGACCATCGTCTTCGTCGTCTACCGCGTCTTCGCGGGGACGTTCCTCCTCACGTTGCTGGCCCTCGGGGTGGTGCAGTCATGA
- a CDS encoding histidine phosphatase family protein → MTTVLFVRHGLTAMTGPVLAGWTPGVHLDERGREQARAVAERLAPLELDAIVSSPLERCRETAAAIAQGRPVSVETDDRFGECGYGDWTGRPLKELAEEPLWRVVQAHPSAAVFPGGEALAEVQNRAVRAVRDWNERLGEKATYVVCSHGDVIKAIVADALGLHLDQFQRITADPASVTVIRYTPLRPFLLRANDVGGGVANLVPPPGVSEDEDGGETLTGSDAAVGGGAGTT, encoded by the coding sequence ATGACGACCGTATTGTTCGTACGGCACGGCCTCACCGCGATGACCGGCCCGGTGCTGGCCGGCTGGACCCCGGGAGTCCACCTCGACGAGCGCGGCAGGGAGCAGGCGCGTGCGGTGGCCGAACGGCTCGCGCCGCTGGAACTGGACGCCATCGTGTCCAGCCCGCTGGAGCGGTGCCGGGAGACCGCCGCCGCCATCGCGCAGGGCCGCCCCGTCTCGGTGGAGACCGACGACAGGTTCGGCGAGTGCGGCTACGGAGACTGGACCGGCCGGCCGTTGAAGGAACTCGCCGAGGAGCCGCTGTGGCGGGTGGTGCAGGCCCATCCCAGCGCGGCGGTGTTCCCCGGCGGTGAGGCCCTGGCGGAGGTGCAGAACCGCGCCGTGCGGGCCGTACGCGACTGGAACGAGCGGCTCGGGGAGAAGGCCACCTACGTGGTCTGCAGCCACGGGGACGTGATCAAGGCGATCGTGGCCGACGCGCTCGGCCTCCACCTGGACCAGTTCCAGCGCATCACGGCCGACCCCGCCTCCGTCACGGTGATCCGCTACACCCCCCTGCGTCCCTTCCTGCTCAGGGCGAACGACGTGGGCGGGGGAGTGGCCAACCTGGTGCCCCCACCAGGGGTGTCGGAGGACGAAGACGGGGGAGAAACCCTCACCGGAAGCGACGCCGCCGTCGGCGGCGGAGCCGGGACCACATAA
- a CDS encoding DUF3090 family protein, translated as MPVFDYDPPDRFVAGAVGQPGARAFFLQARGQGRITTVALEKFQVAVLADRLDELLDEVLRRSGGRAPVPAMAPAELADEGPLDLPIDEDFRVGTMALAWDPETAQVIIEAQEATEGDEEDEPPLDDDRPEPAVLRVRISAAAARAFSRRALEVVAAGRPPCPLCGRPLDPEGHICVRLNGHHPGVFSA; from the coding sequence ATGCCGGTCTTCGACTACGATCCGCCTGACAGGTTCGTGGCCGGTGCCGTGGGGCAACCGGGCGCACGAGCCTTCTTCCTGCAGGCCCGAGGCCAGGGCAGGATCACCACGGTGGCGCTCGAGAAGTTCCAGGTCGCCGTGCTGGCCGACCGCCTCGACGAGCTGCTCGACGAGGTGCTGCGGCGCAGCGGGGGGCGCGCGCCGGTCCCGGCCATGGCCCCCGCGGAACTGGCCGACGAGGGTCCCCTCGACCTGCCGATCGACGAGGACTTCCGGGTGGGGACGATGGCGCTCGCCTGGGATCCCGAGACCGCGCAGGTGATCATCGAGGCGCAGGAGGCGACGGAGGGCGACGAGGAGGACGAGCCGCCGCTGGACGACGACCGGCCCGAGCCCGCCGTCCTCAGGGTGCGGATAAGCGCCGCCGCCGCCCGCGCGTTCAGCCGCCGGGCGCTCGAGGTGGTCGCCGCCGGCCGCCCGCCGTGCCCGCTGTGCGGCCGGCCGCTCGATCCCGAAGGGCACATCTGCGTCCGCCTCAACGGCCACCATCCCGGGGTGTTCTCGGCATGA
- a CDS encoding SCO1664 family protein, which yields MTAEDEASISDVDGPGLDDVAAMRLLREGTLEVAGRLVEATNMTLYCSIRDGEHAAACVYKPVRGERPLWDFPDGTLAAREVAAYEVAAATGWRIVPPTVYRDGPFGPGMVQLWIDADPEADLMALMRSRNPALRRMAVFDAVVNNADRKGGHLLPLPGGHVYGVDHGVCFAVEDKLRTVLWQWRGKTLPRESVNVLVRLEREIERGRLGRRLRELLTQAEVEATWERVKRLLATGVHPHPSEDWPAIPWPPI from the coding sequence ATGACGGCGGAGGACGAGGCGAGCATCAGCGACGTGGACGGGCCGGGGCTGGACGACGTGGCGGCGATGCGCCTGCTGCGGGAGGGCACCTTAGAAGTGGCCGGGCGACTCGTCGAGGCCACGAACATGACGCTCTACTGCTCCATCAGGGACGGTGAGCACGCGGCGGCGTGCGTGTACAAGCCGGTGCGCGGGGAGCGCCCCCTGTGGGACTTCCCCGACGGCACGCTGGCGGCCCGTGAGGTGGCCGCCTACGAGGTGGCCGCCGCCACCGGATGGCGCATCGTGCCGCCGACCGTCTACCGGGACGGCCCCTTCGGCCCGGGCATGGTGCAGCTGTGGATCGACGCCGATCCCGAGGCCGACCTGATGGCCCTCATGCGCAGCCGCAACCCCGCGCTTCGCCGCATGGCCGTCTTCGACGCGGTGGTGAACAACGCCGACCGCAAGGGCGGCCACCTGCTGCCGCTGCCCGGCGGGCACGTCTACGGGGTCGACCACGGGGTCTGCTTCGCGGTCGAGGACAAGCTGCGCACCGTGCTGTGGCAGTGGCGCGGCAAGACGCTGCCGCGCGAGTCGGTCAACGTGCTGGTGCGGCTGGAGCGCGAGATCGAGCGGGGCCGCCTCGGCCGGCGCCTGCGCGAGCTGCTGACCCAGGCCGAGGTGGAGGCCACGTGGGAGCGGGTCAAGAGGCTGCTGGCCACCGGGGTCCACCCGCACCCCTCCGAGGACTGGCCCGCGATCCCGTGGCCCCCGATTTGA
- a CDS encoding NRDE family protein, with product MSVEPESGAPVLLAGVRDEIVTRPWMSPDRHWPAYPGLVGGRDLEAGGTWLAADPAGRRVAALLNGEGTAAPAGRRHSRGELPLLAAATGELPSLDLSWYDPFHLVLGGLDGVRLWSWDGDILTEEKLPEGVHMIVNTGWDRGESAPRTAWFRPRFARAARPGWTTGGSSERFWGEWLDPASGAGLPWDDPRALVMRRRLPDGRVFASLSVTLVALAEQGLRYDFCPQPDDPDTWHEIDTSWTRPAEPVRRPRG from the coding sequence GTGAGCGTCGAGCCGGAGTCCGGCGCGCCGGTGCTCCTCGCGGGAGTGCGTGACGAGATCGTCACGCGGCCGTGGATGTCGCCGGACCGGCACTGGCCCGCGTACCCCGGCCTGGTCGGCGGCCGCGACCTGGAGGCGGGCGGCACCTGGCTGGCCGCCGACCCCGCGGGCCGGCGCGTGGCGGCGCTGCTCAACGGCGAGGGGACGGCGGCCCCGGCGGGCCGGCGTCACTCGCGCGGCGAACTGCCCCTCCTGGCCGCCGCCACGGGGGAGCTCCCGTCGCTCGACCTGTCCTGGTACGACCCCTTCCACCTCGTCCTCGGCGGGCTCGACGGCGTACGGCTGTGGAGCTGGGACGGCGACATCCTGACCGAGGAGAAGCTGCCCGAGGGCGTGCACATGATCGTGAACACGGGCTGGGACCGCGGCGAGAGCGCGCCGCGCACCGCCTGGTTCCGGCCCCGGTTCGCCCGGGCCGCCCGGCCCGGATGGACCACGGGCGGCTCGTCCGAACGGTTCTGGGGGGAATGGCTCGACCCCGCCTCCGGCGCCGGGCTGCCCTGGGACGATCCCCGCGCGCTGGTCATGCGGCGGCGGCTGCCGGACGGCCGGGTCTTCGCCAGCCTGTCGGTCACGCTGGTCGCCCTCGCGGAGCAGGGGCTGCGCTACGACTTCTGCCCGCAGCCGGATGATCCGGACACCTGGCACGAGATCGACACCTCGTGGACCAGACCGGCTGAACCGGTCCGCCGGCCTCGCGGATAG
- the mshC gene encoding cysteine--1-D-myo-inosityl 2-amino-2-deoxy-alpha-D-glucopyranoside ligase has translation MRSWSAPNVPRLPGPGLPLRLYDTAAREVRETAPSGEARLYVCGITPYDATHLGHANTYLAFDLVNRAWRDAGHDVHYTQNATDVDDPLLERAEATGTDWRSLGEREIELFRSDMEALRILPPREYVGVTETVGEIADLIVRLAERGATYEIDGDVYFSVAAAPKFGAVSGYSEDTMLELFGERGGDPGRQGKRHPLDWLLWRAERPGEPSWESPFGPGRPGWHVECTAIALRNLGSGFDVAGGGSDLIFPHHEMGACEGHVATGEWPFARAYVHAGMVGLDGEKMSKSKGNLVFVSRLRQTTDPMAVRLALLAHHYRTDWEWTQDQVVAAEERLARWRAAVARPAGPAGGPVLTAVRERLTDDLDAPGALAAIDAWAAAEGDDATSPALVRDIADALLGVAL, from the coding sequence ATGCGATCGTGGTCTGCTCCGAATGTCCCCAGGTTGCCTGGTCCGGGCCTTCCGCTCCGTCTGTACGACACCGCCGCCCGAGAGGTGCGGGAGACGGCCCCCTCCGGCGAGGCCCGTCTGTACGTCTGCGGCATCACGCCGTACGACGCCACCCACCTCGGGCACGCCAACACCTACCTCGCCTTCGACCTGGTCAACCGGGCGTGGCGGGACGCCGGCCACGACGTGCACTACACCCAGAACGCCACCGACGTGGACGACCCGCTGCTGGAGCGCGCCGAGGCGACCGGGACCGACTGGCGCTCCCTGGGCGAGCGCGAGATCGAGCTGTTCCGCTCCGACATGGAGGCGCTGCGCATCCTGCCGCCCCGCGAGTACGTCGGGGTCACCGAGACCGTCGGAGAGATCGCCGATCTGATCGTCCGGCTGGCCGAGCGGGGCGCCACGTACGAGATCGACGGGGACGTCTACTTCTCCGTCGCCGCCGCGCCCAAGTTCGGCGCGGTCTCGGGCTACTCCGAGGACACCATGCTGGAGCTGTTCGGCGAGCGCGGGGGCGACCCCGGCAGGCAGGGCAAGCGCCACCCGCTCGACTGGCTGCTCTGGCGGGCGGAACGGCCGGGAGAGCCGTCCTGGGAGTCGCCGTTCGGCCCCGGCAGGCCCGGCTGGCACGTCGAGTGCACCGCCATCGCCCTGCGCAACCTGGGCAGCGGCTTCGACGTCGCCGGCGGCGGTTCGGACCTGATCTTCCCCCACCACGAGATGGGCGCCTGCGAGGGCCACGTGGCCACCGGTGAGTGGCCGTTCGCGCGGGCGTACGTCCACGCGGGCATGGTCGGCCTGGACGGCGAGAAGATGTCCAAATCCAAGGGCAACCTCGTGTTCGTCTCCCGGCTGCGGCAGACGACCGACCCCATGGCCGTGCGGCTGGCTCTGCTGGCGCACCACTACCGTACGGACTGGGAGTGGACGCAGGACCAGGTCGTCGCGGCGGAGGAGCGGCTGGCGCGGTGGCGGGCGGCGGTGGCGCGGCCGGCGGGCCCCGCGGGCGGCCCGGTGCTGACGGCGGTGCGCGAGCGCCTCACGGACGACCTCGACGCCCCGGGCGCGCTCGCGGCGATCGACGCCTGGGCGGCGGCGGAGGGCGACGACGCCACCTCGCCGGCGCTGGTACGCGACATCGCCGACGCGCTCCTCGGCGTCGCGCTCTGA
- a CDS encoding snapalysin family zinc-dependent metalloprotease, producing MWMSRFLRTVAALLTGTAVLLTVSPARAAEPARDTAASAAVRVLRYDASQAAEFRAVMDQAAQVWNASVTGVRLVAGTPADFVVLADNGWPRTSVTRLGRGTIWMGREATAEGYYPLRIATHEIGHILGLPDRRTGRCTDLMSGHSAPVSCTNATPSAAEKSAVEANFAGSALRAGDLAGGLFVDRPDAARDPVPVP from the coding sequence ATGTGGATGTCACGGTTCCTCCGGACCGTCGCGGCCCTGCTCACGGGAACGGCCGTGTTGCTCACGGTGTCGCCGGCCCGGGCGGCCGAGCCGGCCCGCGACACGGCGGCGAGCGCGGCGGTGCGCGTGCTGCGGTACGACGCGAGCCAGGCCGCCGAATTCCGCGCGGTGATGGACCAGGCCGCACAGGTCTGGAACGCCTCCGTCACCGGCGTCCGGCTCGTGGCGGGCACACCCGCCGACTTCGTGGTGCTCGCCGACAACGGCTGGCCCCGCACCAGCGTCACCAGGCTGGGCCGGGGCACGATCTGGATGGGCAGGGAGGCGACCGCCGAGGGCTACTATCCCCTGCGGATCGCCACCCATGAGATCGGCCACATCCTCGGTCTGCCCGACCGGCGCACCGGCCGCTGCACCGACCTGATGTCCGGTCACAGCGCCCCGGTGAGCTGCACCAACGCCACCCCCAGCGCGGCGGAGAAAAGCGCGGTCGAGGCGAACTTCGCCGGCTCCGCCCTCCGCGCGGGGGACCTCGCCGGCGGGCTCTTCGTCGACCGTCCCGACGCCGCCCGCGACCCGGTTCCCGTGCCGTAG
- a CDS encoding class E sortase yields the protein MRGEDNGAAMTAVRVVGELCVPAGLVLLLFYAYLLWGTGAETEREQRVLQQRLGEVFDRDRGHAGPGAVRLGDALALLRIPRLGAGYRYAVVEGVGPAELRKGPGHYPGTALPGQVGNFVLSGHRTTYAAPFNRLDELRRGDDIVVDARDARYTYEVTRKEVVDPGDVGVVDPVPGHPGRRPTTALMTMTTCHPEFSAAQRLVVQGVLVRREERRS from the coding sequence GTGCGCGGGGAAGACAACGGGGCCGCGATGACGGCCGTGCGGGTCGTCGGCGAGCTGTGCGTGCCGGCGGGGCTGGTCCTGCTGCTGTTCTACGCGTACCTGCTCTGGGGCACCGGCGCGGAGACCGAGCGGGAGCAGCGTGTGCTCCAGCAGAGGCTCGGCGAGGTGTTCGACAGGGACCGAGGGCACGCGGGCCCCGGCGCGGTGAGGCTCGGCGACGCCCTGGCGCTGCTGCGCATCCCCCGCCTGGGCGCCGGATACCGGTACGCGGTCGTCGAGGGCGTCGGGCCGGCGGAGCTGCGCAAGGGCCCCGGCCACTACCCCGGCACGGCGCTGCCCGGCCAGGTGGGCAACTTCGTGCTCTCCGGGCACCGCACCACCTACGCCGCGCCGTTCAACCGGCTCGACGAGCTGCGGCGCGGCGACGACATCGTGGTGGACGCGCGGGACGCCCGCTACACCTACGAGGTCACACGCAAGGAGGTCGTCGATCCCGGGGATGTCGGCGTCGTCGACCCCGTTCCCGGCCATCCGGGGCGGCGGCCCACGACCGCGCTGATGACCATGACCACCTGTCATCCCGAGTTCTCCGCGGCGCAGCGCCTGGTCGTCCAGGGCGTGCTCGTCCGCCGCGAGGAACGCCGCAGCTGA
- a CDS encoding peptidoglycan recognition protein family protein: MSAVSRRSFLSTGLLWSARLPAAILAVQGGIAATATPVWAGGRPRRPRVYTRSDWKADPPRSKAEVLDRAPDRLVVHHTATANTGPADLDAAFRLSRSIQRYHMRRNGWEDIGEQFTVSRGGYVMEGRNRSLPAVEAGRHVLGAQAADHNDHTLGIETEGTYTSVLPPARQLSALTTLLAWLCDVYDLDPHEAVVGHRDLNRTACPGDRLYAYLPRLRDDVARRLGGRGSGRDEPPPPRLALSDGAYEGAALIGDLPYEHGPAVGPHDLTRRDRA; encoded by the coding sequence ATGTCAGCGGTCTCACGCCGCTCGTTTCTTTCGACGGGGCTCCTGTGGTCGGCCCGCCTGCCCGCGGCGATCCTGGCCGTGCAGGGCGGGATCGCCGCGACGGCCACGCCCGTCTGGGCCGGCGGCCGCCCGCGCCGGCCGCGCGTGTACACCCGGTCCGACTGGAAGGCCGACCCGCCGAGGAGCAAGGCCGAGGTGCTCGACCGGGCGCCCGACCGGCTCGTCGTCCACCACACGGCGACGGCGAACACGGGCCCGGCCGACCTCGATGCCGCTTTCCGGCTGTCCCGGTCGATCCAGCGCTACCACATGCGGCGCAACGGCTGGGAGGACATCGGCGAGCAGTTCACCGTCAGCCGGGGCGGATACGTGATGGAAGGCCGCAACCGCTCGCTGCCGGCCGTCGAGGCGGGCAGGCACGTGCTGGGCGCGCAGGCGGCCGACCACAACGACCACACGCTGGGCATCGAGACCGAGGGGACCTACACCTCCGTCCTGCCCCCGGCCCGGCAGCTGTCCGCGCTCACCACGCTGCTCGCCTGGCTGTGCGACGTGTACGACCTCGACCCGCACGAGGCCGTCGTCGGCCACCGCGACCTCAACCGGACCGCCTGCCCGGGCGACCGCCTCTACGCGTACCTGCCGCGGCTGCGGGACGACGTCGCCCGCCGTCTCGGCGGTCGCGGATCCGGACGGGACGAGCCCCCGCCGCCGCGGCTCGCGCTGTCGGACGGCGCCTACGAGGGGGCCGCGCTGATCGGTGACCTGCCGTACGAGCACGGTCCGGCGGTGGGCCCGCACGACCTGACGAGGCGTGACCGCGCCTGA
- a CDS encoding MFS transporter has protein sequence MTATQAATPGKGRWIGDWRPDDSAFWESSGKKVARRNLVFSILAEHLGFTLWTVWSIVSVKLGAYKFSTDQLFWIVSLPNLVGSALRIPYTFAPARFGGRNWTVVSALLLLVPAGLLAVAVNDPGTPYWAFLVIAATAGLGGGNFASSMANITYFYPQNRQGAALGLNAAGGNIGVSSVQLLMPLVIAGFGLAAAGLFWVPFILAAAAGAYFCMDNLTSAKAEPREMAKAAGRAQTWIMSVLYIGTFGSFIGYSTAFPLLIKSQFPEQAALTSLAFLGPLVGSVIRPVGGWLSDRLGGASVTFWNFAAMIVSVLLVWQAMTAHSFALFFAAFMLLIGTAGVGNGSTYRMIPAIFRAKAVGGVEPGTPEYEAALATGKRDASAAIGFISAIGAFGGFFINRGFGSSIAATGGAGAALAAFAAFYAICFGLTWFCYMRTLGAKAAPNLAAARV, from the coding sequence ATGACGGCGACGCAGGCGGCGACTCCAGGGAAGGGCCGCTGGATAGGTGACTGGCGACCGGACGATTCCGCTTTCTGGGAGAGCTCCGGCAAGAAGGTGGCCCGGCGGAACCTGGTGTTCTCGATCCTGGCCGAGCACCTCGGGTTCACCCTGTGGACCGTGTGGAGCATCGTCTCCGTCAAGCTCGGCGCCTACAAGTTCTCCACCGACCAGCTCTTCTGGATCGTGTCGCTGCCCAACCTGGTGGGCTCCGCGCTGCGCATCCCCTACACCTTCGCGCCCGCCCGGTTCGGCGGCCGCAACTGGACAGTGGTCAGCGCGCTGCTGCTGCTGGTGCCCGCCGGCCTGCTCGCGGTGGCGGTGAACGACCCCGGCACGCCCTACTGGGCCTTCCTGGTGATCGCGGCGACGGCCGGGCTCGGCGGCGGCAACTTCGCCTCCAGCATGGCCAACATCACCTACTTCTACCCGCAGAACAGGCAGGGCGCCGCCCTCGGCCTGAACGCGGCCGGCGGCAACATCGGCGTCAGCTCCGTGCAGTTGCTGATGCCGCTGGTCATCGCGGGGTTCGGGCTGGCCGCCGCCGGGTTGTTCTGGGTGCCGTTCATCCTGGCAGCCGCCGCCGGGGCGTACTTCTGCATGGACAACCTCACCTCGGCCAAGGCGGAGCCGAGGGAGATGGCCAAGGCGGCCGGCCGGGCGCAGACGTGGATCATGTCGGTCCTCTACATCGGCACGTTCGGCTCGTTCATCGGCTACTCCACGGCGTTCCCGCTGCTGATCAAGTCGCAGTTCCCGGAGCAGGCCGCGCTGACCTCGCTCGCGTTCCTCGGCCCGCTGGTCGGCTCGGTCATCCGGCCCGTCGGCGGCTGGCTGTCGGACCGCCTCGGCGGGGCCTCGGTGACGTTCTGGAACTTCGCCGCGATGATCGTCTCGGTCCTGCTCGTGTGGCAGGCCATGACCGCGCACAGCTTCGCGCTGTTCTTCGCCGCCTTCATGCTGCTGATCGGCACCGCGGGCGTCGGCAACGGCTCCACGTACCGGATGATCCCGGCGATCTTCCGGGCGAAGGCCGTCGGCGGCGTCGAGCCCGGCACCCCGGAGTACGAGGCGGCGCTGGCGACCGGCAAGCGCGACGCGTCGGCGGCCATCGGGTTCATCTCCGCGATCGGCGCCTTCGGCGGGTTCTTCATCAACCGCGGATTCGGCAGCTCCATCGCCGCCACCGGCGGCGCGGGGGCCGCGCTGGCGGCCTTCGCCGCCTTCTACGCGATCTGCTTCGGGCTCACCTGGTTCTGCTACATGCGCACCCTCGGCGCGAAGGCCGCGCCGAACCTGGCGGCCGCCCGCGTCTGA